From Gemmatimonadaceae bacterium:
ACCGGCACCTCGATCTGGATCGATCCGGCGCGCGATCTCTTCGTCATCCTGCTCACCAACCGCGTCGACCCGACGCGCGACAACCCGCGCCTCGGCCCCGTCCGTGTGCAGCTCGCCGACGCGGTCGTCTCGGTGATCGACGGTCACGGCCCCACGCCGCCATCGGCGGCCGGCACCGGAGCCGCTCCATGAAGCTGACGCTGCTCGATTGGTCGCTCGTCGCCGCGTACTTCGTCATCTCCACCTGCATCGGTTTCATCTACACGAAAAAAGGCGGCGCCAGCCTCAACGAGTATTTCCTCTCCGGACGCGACGTGCCGTGGTGGCTGGCGGGTACGTCGATGGTGGCAGCGACGTTTGCCGCCGACACGCCCCTCGTGGTGACGGGCCTCGTCGTCGCGAACGGCGTCGCCGGCAACTGGCTGTGGTGGAACATGCTGATGAGCGGCATGCTCACCGTGTTCTTTTTCGCGCGCCTCTGGCGGCGCGCGCGCGTGATGACCGACGTCGAGTTCGCCGAGATCCGGTACAGCGGAAAGCCGGCGGCGGTGCTGCGGGGATTCCGCGCGCTCTACCTCGCCATCCCGATGAACCTGATCATCCTCGGCTGGGTGACGCGGGCGATGATCAAGATCCTCACCATTTCGTTAGGCGTGAATCCGTACATCGCCGTGGCCATCTGCTTCGGCGTGACGATGCTCTACTCGGTCGCCGCCGGGTTGTGGGCGGTGCTGTGGACGGACCTCATCCAGTTCGTCATCAAGATGACCGCGGTGATCGTGCTGGCCGTGTTCGCCGTGAAGGCCGTGGGCGGCATGGACGCGCTCAAGCGCGGCGTGGCGGCGCACTTCGGCAGCGAGACCGCGGCGTTGTCGGTGCTCCCGGTCTCGCTGCAGCACGGGTCGATCGCCGCCTACGCCTGGATGCCGCTGCTCTCGTTAGGCGTGTTCCTGTTCATGCAATGGTGGGCCGCCTGGTATCCGGGCGCCGAGCCCGGCGGCGGCGGCTACATCGCCCAACGGATCTTCTCGGCGCGCACCGAGCGCGACGGCGTGCTGGCGACGCTCTTTTTCCAGGTGGCGCACTACGCCATCCGCCCGTGGCCGTGGATCATCACCGGCCTGGCCACGATCATCCTGTACCCGACGCTGCAGGACAAGGAATCCGGCTACGTGCACGCCTTCGTCGACTTGCTGCCGACGGGATGGCGCGGGTTCATGCTGGCCGGGTTCGCCGCCGCCTACATGTCGACGATCGGCACGCAGCTCAACTGGGGCGCGTCGTACCTGGTGAACGACTTCTACAAGCGATTCGTGAACCGCGATGCGGACGACCGGCACTACGTGCAGGTGTCCCGGTGGGCGACGGTCTTCCTCTTCCTGGCGTCGATCGTCGTCACGTGGCAGTTGTCGTCCGTCGAACAGGCCTGGCGCCTGCTGCTTGCGTTAGGCGCCGGTACCGGCCTCGTGCTCATCCTGCGCTGGTACTGGTGGCGCATCAACGCCTGGTCGGAAATCAGCGCGATGATCACGTCGTTCGTCGTCGCGATCGTCGTCCTGGGCTACGCCGGCCGCCTGCTCCACGCCATCGGACTCGTGGCGCGGCCCGACGCTTTTGTCCCCGCCGTCGTCGCGCAGGGCGGGCCTAACGCAGACGCCTGGGTCATGGTCATCACCGTCGGCATCACCACCGTCGTCTGGATCGCGGTCACGTTTGCCACGGCGCCGGAACCGAAAGCGGTGCTCGAGTCGTTCTATCTGCGGGTGCGGCCGGGCGGCCCCGGCTGGGCCGGCGTTTCGCGCGGACTCGGGTTGGGCCAGGAGCCGATTCCGGGAGGCTCGGGCGCCTGGGGCAATTGGCTCGCCGGCATCGTTGCGGTGTATGGTACGCTGTTCGGAACGGGCAAGATCATCTTCGGCTACCCGGGACAGGGCGTTATCCTCCTGGCCATCGCGCTGGCTGCCTTCCTATGGATCGCGCGATCGTTCCGGTCCGAGGGTGTGGACACGCCGACGCCGGCACCAATTGGCGCCGCGTCCCCGGTGGCCGCGGGAAGTGACGACTGAAGTGCTGTCCGGCCTTGTGCTTGCGCCATTGAATCGTCGTATACAGGGAGATAGTTTTCGAGGACAGCGGGATTCTCCCGCACTTTCACAGAGGTATCGATGAGCACCACTCAGCAACCCGCAGTCACGATCACCGTCACTCCGGGCGCGACCGTCGAGGTCAAGCGCTTCATGGAGCAGGAAGGCGTGTCCAGCGAGCAGGGCGGGCTCCGGGTGAGCGTTCAGCCCGGCGGCTGCAGCGGCTTCCGCTATGGCCTGCTCATCGAAGAGCAGTCCGCGGAAGACGATCTCGTTGTCGAGCAAGATGGGTTCAAGGTCTTTGTCGACCCGTTCTCGGCGCAGTACTTGAACGGCATCACGATCGATTACGTGTCGTCCATGCAGGGCTCGGGATTTACCTTCAAGAATCCGAATGCCACCGGCGGGTGCGGCTGCGGGAGTTCGTTCACCGCATAGTCCGGCACTGCGACATCGGGACTGGGACCGGTAATAGGGGCGGAAAAACGATCAATGATCGGCAAGCGAGAGTTCCACGGTCTTGAACTCTCTCTTCGCAGACGTTGATGTTCTTCCGTCCCTATTTCCTATTTCCCATCCCTAATTCGCGCGCCACCGGATCCCGTTGACCAGATTTTCCTCCCTCGACGCCGTCGTTCTCCTTGCCTATCTCGCTGGAACGACGGCGCTCGGCATCTGGGTGGGCCGTCGACAGCGCGATTCGAGAGACTACTTCGTCGCCGATCGATCGATCGCCTGGTGGGTCGTCCTCTTTTCGGTCGTTGCCACCGAGACGAGCGCGCTGACCTTCATTGGCGCGCCGACGTTCTCCTATCTGGGCGACTTCGGATTCCTGCAGATCGTCGCCGGCTACATTCTCGGCCGCATCGTCATCGCGTTCACGCTGCTGCCGCGATACTACGACGGCGAGCTCGTCACCGCGTACGGGTTGTTGGAGCAGCGGTTTGGGTTAGGCGCACGCCGCTTCGCGTCGATCGTGTTCATGGCCACGCGCGCGCTCGCGGACTCGGTGCGCATTTTCGCCACGGCGATCCCGATCGCGATCATCGTCGGCTCGGTGATGCCGCGGCGCCAAGCGATGCCGGCGGCGGTGCTCCTGCTCGGATTGCTCACCATCATTTACACGTATCGCGGCGGCATGAAGGCCGTGGTGTGGACGGAGCTCCTGCAAGCGGCGGTGTACGTTGGCGGCGGCATTGCGGCAATCGTACTCCTCGGACACGTGGTCCCCGGCGGTTGGCACGACATCCTCGGATCGGCGCGCGCGGCCGGCAAACTGAAGTTGATCGACACGTACACCGGCATCGATCGCGCGAACACGCTGCTCGCCGGGTTGGTGGGCGGCGCGTTTCTCTCCATGGCCTCGCACGGCGCCGATCAATTGATCGTGCAGCGGCTGCTCTCGGCGCGCAGCCTGCGCGACGCCCAACGGGCGATCATCGGCAGCGGCGTCGCCGTGTTTTTCCAGTTCGCATTGTTCCTCGTGATCGGCGTCGGCCTGTGGAAGCTCTATGGCGGACGCACGTTCTCGACGCCCGATGCAGTTTTTCCGACATTCATCGTGCAGTACATGCCGCGGGGCTTGTTGGGCCTCGTTCTCGCCGCCGTGATTGCGGCGACCATGAGCACGCACTCGGCGGCGATCAATTCGCTTGCCGCATCGACCACCCACGACATTTATCTGCCGCTCACCAAGCGCGCGAGCGACGATGCGCGCACGCTGCGCGTCGGCAAATATTTCGCGTTGGCGTGGGGCGTCGTGCTCACGGTCGGTGCGCTGCTGTTTCGCGAGCAAGGCACACCGGTCGTGGTCGTCGCGCTGAGCATTGCCTCGTTCACGTACGGGGGACTACTCGGCGGGTTTTTTCTCGGTATCTTCTGGGCTCGCGCCGAGCAGCGTGACGCGATCATCGGGATGTCGGTGGGCATCTTCGCGATGGCGTTCGTGGTGTTCGCCAAGCAGATCGGCGATGCGATACCTTCGGTGGCGCAGTCGCTCGGCCCGCTGGCGCGCATCGCGTGGCCCTGGTACGTGTTCATCGGGACCGTGATCACGCTGGCCGCCGGCATTCTCTCTTCGTACTCACATCCCGCACCCGCGGGCACTTCTGGGCGCGTATGACGACCCTCGTAATCGGCGTTGATGGCGGCGGCTCCAAGACCCGCGCGCTCGTGGCGGACAACGAGGGCACAGTGTTAGGCACGGCCGATGGCCCGGCGAGTGCCATTCGTCCGGGACAGGAGGAGCGTTCGGCCGCCATCATCGCCGAAACGGCACAG
This genomic window contains:
- a CDS encoding sodium:solute symporter family protein, with the protein product MKLTLLDWSLVAAYFVISTCIGFIYTKKGGASLNEYFLSGRDVPWWLAGTSMVAATFAADTPLVVTGLVVANGVAGNWLWWNMLMSGMLTVFFFARLWRRARVMTDVEFAEIRYSGKPAAVLRGFRALYLAIPMNLIILGWVTRAMIKILTISLGVNPYIAVAICFGVTMLYSVAAGLWAVLWTDLIQFVIKMTAVIVLAVFAVKAVGGMDALKRGVAAHFGSETAALSVLPVSLQHGSIAAYAWMPLLSLGVFLFMQWWAAWYPGAEPGGGGYIAQRIFSARTERDGVLATLFFQVAHYAIRPWPWIITGLATIILYPTLQDKESGYVHAFVDLLPTGWRGFMLAGFAAAYMSTIGTQLNWGASYLVNDFYKRFVNRDADDRHYVQVSRWATVFLFLASIVVTWQLSSVEQAWRLLLALGAGTGLVLILRWYWWRINAWSEISAMITSFVVAIVVLGYAGRLLHAIGLVARPDAFVPAVVAQGGPNADAWVMVITVGITTVVWIAVTFATAPEPKAVLESFYLRVRPGGPGWAGVSRGLGLGQEPIPGGSGAWGNWLAGIVAVYGTLFGTGKIIFGYPGQGVILLAIALAAFLWIARSFRSEGVDTPTPAPIGAASPVAAGSDD
- the erpA gene encoding iron-sulfur cluster insertion protein ErpA; the protein is MSTTQQPAVTITVTPGATVEVKRFMEQEGVSSEQGGLRVSVQPGGCSGFRYGLLIEEQSAEDDLVVEQDGFKVFVDPFSAQYLNGITIDYVSSMQGSGFTFKNPNATGGCGCGSSFTA
- a CDS encoding sodium:solute symporter, translating into MTRFSSLDAVVLLAYLAGTTALGIWVGRRQRDSRDYFVADRSIAWWVVLFSVVATETSALTFIGAPTFSYLGDFGFLQIVAGYILGRIVIAFTLLPRYYDGELVTAYGLLEQRFGLGARRFASIVFMATRALADSVRIFATAIPIAIIVGSVMPRRQAMPAAVLLLGLLTIIYTYRGGMKAVVWTELLQAAVYVGGGIAAIVLLGHVVPGGWHDILGSARAAGKLKLIDTYTGIDRANTLLAGLVGGAFLSMASHGADQLIVQRLLSARSLRDAQRAIIGSGVAVFFQFALFLVIGVGLWKLYGGRTFSTPDAVFPTFIVQYMPRGLLGLVLAAVIAATMSTHSAAINSLAASTTHDIYLPLTKRASDDARTLRVGKYFALAWGVVLTVGALLFREQGTPVVVVALSIASFTYGGLLGGFFLGIFWARAEQRDAIIGMSVGIFAMAFVVFAKQIGDAIPSVAQSLGPLARIAWPWYVFIGTVITLAAGILSSYSHPAPAGTSGRV